CGATGACCTCGTCATCCCGCTCCAGCGCCCGGCGCTCCGGCTTCTGGTAGCTCCAGCCAAGCTGATGCATCAGGCGACCGATGTGATCGCGGTGATACCGAACCCTGAACTCGCGCCGAATCAAGCGTGCGATGCGATCACAGGTCCACAGGTCCGTGGCGTAGCCGTGGGCGATCGGCCCCTTCAACAACAACCGAAGGAGGCGCTTCTTCTCGACGGGAGTTAGCCGGGCCGGTCGTCCCGGAGACGCCCCGACTTCGAACACCTTCTCTCCAACTCGGTCTCGCGTGTCGCGCCATCGCATCACGGAGCTTGCTTGGCAGTCCATCCGGCGCGCAACTTCGTTGAGCGACAAACCTTCATCGAGCAGCGCGAGCGCTCGGCGGCGGCGGCGGGCCAATACCTCGGCGGATCCCTTGGGTCGCATACCTCACCTCCAAGAGTCCATTATTGCATTCTTTAGGCAGATATCAATAGTCGGATGATTGTGAGGGCACTGCCGGCGACGCGCGAGCTCGGCTTCGCCGAGCTCGCGGTACCGGTCTCGCCAGAGGTAGAACGTCGATCTCGCGATTCCGAAGCGCCGGCATGTCGTGTTGATGTTCCCGTGCTTCTCCGCGTACTCGAGGACTCGCTTCTTACGCCTGATTTCCCGTTGATCTTCCGTCAT
This window of the bacterium genome carries:
- a CDS encoding winged helix-turn-helix domain-containing protein — its product is MRPKGSAEVLARRRRRALALLDEGLSLNEVARRMDCQASSVMRWRDTRDRVGEKVFEVGASPGRPARLTPVEKKRLLRLLLKGPIAHGYATDLWTCDRIARLIRREFRVRYHRDHIGRLMHQLGWSYQKPERRALERDDEVIDQWKRRTWPRVKKTLRGWVPTSSSSTSRASS
- a CDS encoding helix-turn-helix domain-containing protein → MTEDQREIRRKKRVLEYAEKHGNINTTCRRFGIARSTFYLWRDRYRELGEAELARRRQCPHNHPTIDICLKNAIMDSWR